Proteins found in one Haloferax litoreum genomic segment:
- a CDS encoding tyrosine-type recombinase/integrase, producing MPTDPKQSVDTLRRKLRNDKRGGCTHDRELLLDFSDELRLLREDYGHYRHEKLLRHCVRISEHADACLHETLVTEREGDVEDDETFYEAKDAAKTVTRWIHDTYDIEDGSQETNRDYRVAFRLFAKHVTRGDEIPETHKWISTKTSRNYQPEPDEADMLDLEDDVKPMIDAARNPRDKALIALQFEGGFRGGELYDMRVKDVTDGEHSLKVRVDGKRGEHDVHLIMAVPYVKRWLSEHPGGRDDYLWTKLNDPTRFSYTRFLQCFKASGERAGVTKPVTPTNFRKSNAYWLSTREKSQAFIEDRQGRARGSPVISRYVAKFSGETQELQYAAMHGLDIGEEETKEVAPVTCPRCEKKTPRERDFCIHCNQALDLEAKQLIDRVGQALDDKVVETDDPEVRRDLLRARRTLSEKPAVMDADELHELASSLSVSDED from the coding sequence ATGCCTACCGACCCAAAGCAGTCGGTTGACACCCTTCGCAGGAAGCTTCGAAACGACAAACGAGGGGGATGTACGCACGATAGGGAACTCTTGCTCGACTTCTCCGACGAGCTTCGTCTCCTTCGTGAAGACTACGGCCACTATCGCCACGAGAAGCTCTTGCGCCACTGTGTCCGAATCAGCGAGCACGCCGATGCCTGCCTCCACGAGACTCTCGTCACCGAACGTGAGGGCGACGTTGAGGACGACGAGACGTTCTATGAGGCAAAGGACGCCGCGAAGACTGTCACTCGATGGATTCACGACACCTACGATATCGAGGACGGTTCGCAGGAGACCAATCGTGACTACCGAGTTGCGTTCCGTCTCTTCGCCAAGCACGTCACTCGCGGAGACGAGATTCCAGAGACCCACAAATGGATCTCGACCAAGACTTCCCGCAATTACCAACCCGAACCCGACGAGGCCGACATGCTCGACCTTGAGGATGATGTAAAACCGATGATTGACGCGGCCCGCAATCCCCGAGACAAGGCCCTCATCGCGCTGCAGTTCGAAGGCGGCTTCCGAGGGGGAGAACTCTACGACATGCGTGTCAAGGACGTCACTGACGGCGAGCACTCGCTCAAAGTCCGCGTCGACGGCAAACGTGGTGAACACGACGTCCACCTCATCATGGCCGTCCCGTACGTCAAGCGCTGGCTCTCCGAGCATCCCGGCGGTCGCGACGACTATCTCTGGACGAAACTTAACGACCCGACGCGATTCAGCTACACTCGCTTCCTGCAGTGTTTCAAGGCCTCCGGTGAACGTGCAGGAGTCACGAAGCCGGTTACACCGACCAACTTCCGTAAGTCGAACGCGTACTGGCTCTCGACACGCGAGAAATCCCAGGCGTTCATTGAGGACCGCCAGGGACGTGCCCGTGGGTCGCCCGTTATTTCTCGATATGTGGCGAAGTTCTCCGGTGAGACCCAAGAACTGCAGTACGCCGCAATGCACGGCTTGGACATCGGCGAAGAGGAGACCAAGGAAGTCGCCCCTGTGACTTGCCCCCGCTGCGAGAAGAAGACACCTCGCGAACGGGATTTCTGTATCCACTGCAACCAAGCCCTCGACCTCGAAGCAAAGCAGCTCATCGACCGCGTTGGACAGGCACTTGATGACAAAGTCGTCGAAACCGACGATCCCGAAGTCCGCCGGGACCTGCTTCGAGCTCGCCGAACACTTTCTGAAAAACCGGCGGTGATGGACGCCGACGAACTTCATGAACTCGCCTCCTCGTTGTCCGTGTCCGATGAAGACTGA
- a CDS encoding Lrp/AsnC family transcriptional regulator, protein MVEAYVTIQTGAGTTSDVVEHVRTLDNVRKASIVAGEFDIVAEVEAESERELLTLITGEIQDIEGVGRTSTCIVLG, encoded by the coding sequence ATGGTCGAAGCCTACGTTACGATTCAGACTGGTGCAGGGACCACCAGCGACGTCGTGGAACACGTCCGGACCCTCGACAACGTGCGAAAAGCAAGTATCGTCGCCGGCGAGTTCGACATCGTCGCCGAAGTCGAAGCTGAGTCCGAACGCGAACTGCTGACGCTCATCACCGGTGAGATTCAGGATATCGAAGGCGTTGGGCGGACGAGTACGTGTATCGTGTTGGGGTGA